Proteins from a genomic interval of Ralstonia wenshanensis:
- a CDS encoding response regulator, whose amino-acid sequence MTNPGGNEPKILYVDDETLALTYFGRAIGSLAPVVTATSVEEGKRMLDQHAATLGVLVSDQRMPGELGNELLRYARERYPHLVRILTTAYSEIEDTVEAVNQGQIHRYIKKPWDITALRVELKQALEFSDLRRERDALLREKMTVRQSQTLTHRIGALQTLYLAVSGLSSFSAVNDYLRAAAAVGLQSPAQPDWAMKDYTELVGEESLRTGEFSHAVRQAYLDLSSRFDSKPAAQALEVLAEVLHGKVSPSGSDAAAVVDLTALTEFLEAASTHKVSESHAKWLAFLLWLDGKGWSLTAERDGATVKLRLLDNQTQLTPDQLAAWMEHFQDLQAA is encoded by the coding sequence ATGACCAATCCCGGGGGCAACGAGCCCAAGATCCTGTACGTGGACGACGAGACATTGGCGCTGACTTACTTCGGCCGTGCCATCGGTTCACTCGCGCCGGTCGTCACCGCCACCTCGGTCGAAGAAGGCAAGCGCATGCTCGACCAGCACGCCGCCACGCTGGGCGTGCTCGTGTCGGACCAGCGCATGCCGGGTGAACTCGGCAACGAACTGCTGCGCTACGCACGCGAGCGCTATCCACACCTCGTGCGCATCCTGACCACCGCCTACTCCGAAATCGAAGACACGGTTGAGGCAGTCAACCAAGGGCAGATTCACCGTTACATCAAGAAGCCGTGGGACATCACCGCGCTGCGTGTGGAACTGAAGCAGGCGTTGGAGTTCTCCGATCTGCGCCGCGAGCGCGACGCGCTGCTGCGCGAGAAGATGACCGTACGCCAAAGCCAGACGCTCACGCATCGCATCGGCGCGCTGCAGACGCTGTACCTCGCGGTGTCGGGGCTGTCGTCGTTCAGCGCCGTCAACGATTACCTGCGCGCCGCAGCAGCCGTTGGCCTGCAATCGCCGGCACAGCCCGACTGGGCGATGAAGGATTACACCGAGCTGGTCGGCGAAGAAAGCCTGCGCACCGGCGAGTTCAGCCACGCAGTGCGGCAGGCATATCTGGACTTGTCATCGCGCTTTGACAGCAAGCCCGCGGCGCAAGCGTTGGAAGTGCTGGCTGAGGTGCTTCACGGCAAGGTCTCGCCGTCGGGCAGCGATGCGGCGGCGGTAGTGGATCTCACCGCGCTGACGGAATTCCTGGAGGCGGCGTCCACGCACAAGGTGTCGGAATCGCATGCCAAGTGGCTGGCGTTCCTGCTGTGGCTCGACGGCAAAGGCTGGTCGCTCACGGCAGAGCGCGATGGCGCGACGGTGAAGCTGCGCCTGCTCGACAACCAGACGCAACTCACGCCGGATCAACTCGCGGCGTGGATGGAGCATTTCCAGGATCTGCAGGCCGCCTGA
- a CDS encoding THUMP domain-containing class I SAM-dependent RNA methyltransferase: MATAYFAPCPRGLEQALADELAEIAIRPEVDELAAFEVGRTVPGGVHFFGTQGAAYAVNLHSRIASRVLMRLGSRGYRSEDDIYALAAAQRWEDYFTPDEMIRVDVTAHKSPLQSLKFVGLRVKDGVCDRFRQRMGARPSVDTVSPDVRIYAYLTETDCTIYLDTTGEPLFKRGWRQEKGEAPLKENLAAGILRLTGWTGAHGMPFYDPMCGSGTFLVEAAQRALGIAPGGQRAFACEWLQDHDAKCFKRLREAAADAAAASMRRAPPLVAGADISTDMLAYAAANWQRAGLPGEPVLKQVDARFGKPPFETAGVLLMNPPYGERIVVRGAHGSRRRRPEGEGEEDGTVFERASRAMGAPRDDGRRPMRELRQPEPPPPVDPEEEAAANEFAQAFAGTLKREFAGWKAFVFTGDLSMPRRMRLKESQRTPLYNGNIECRLFRFDMVKGGMRDRPERPAQDGTSNDKADA; the protein is encoded by the coding sequence ATGGCAACTGCTTACTTCGCGCCATGCCCCCGCGGGCTGGAACAGGCGCTGGCCGATGAACTGGCCGAAATCGCCATTCGCCCCGAGGTCGATGAGCTGGCCGCGTTCGAGGTGGGACGCACCGTGCCGGGCGGCGTGCACTTCTTCGGCACGCAGGGCGCGGCGTATGCCGTCAACCTGCACAGCCGCATTGCCAGCCGCGTGCTGATGCGCCTCGGCTCGCGCGGGTATCGCTCGGAGGACGACATCTACGCGCTGGCCGCCGCGCAGCGCTGGGAAGATTACTTCACGCCCGACGAGATGATCCGCGTGGACGTGACTGCGCACAAATCGCCGTTGCAGAGCCTGAAGTTTGTCGGCCTGCGCGTGAAGGACGGGGTGTGTGACCGCTTCCGCCAGCGCATGGGCGCGCGCCCGAGCGTCGATACGGTCTCGCCCGACGTACGCATCTACGCGTACCTGACCGAGACGGACTGCACGATCTACCTCGACACCACCGGCGAGCCGCTCTTCAAGCGCGGTTGGCGCCAGGAAAAGGGCGAGGCCCCGCTGAAGGAGAACCTCGCCGCCGGCATCCTGCGCCTGACGGGCTGGACGGGTGCCCACGGCATGCCGTTCTACGATCCGATGTGCGGCAGCGGCACGTTCCTCGTTGAAGCTGCGCAGCGTGCGCTTGGCATTGCGCCAGGCGGGCAACGCGCTTTTGCCTGCGAGTGGTTGCAGGACCATGACGCCAAATGTTTCAAGCGCCTGCGCGAAGCCGCCGCCGATGCGGCCGCAGCATCCATGCGCCGTGCGCCGCCGTTGGTTGCTGGTGCCGATATTTCCACCGACATGCTCGCCTATGCCGCTGCCAACTGGCAACGTGCCGGCCTGCCGGGCGAGCCGGTGCTCAAGCAGGTCGATGCGCGCTTCGGCAAGCCGCCGTTCGAGACCGCCGGTGTGTTGCTGATGAATCCCCCATACGGCGAGCGTATTGTGGTGCGTGGTGCACACGGCTCGCGCCGTCGCCGGCCGGAAGGGGAGGGCGAGGAAGATGGCACCGTGTTCGAGCGCGCCAGCCGCGCCATGGGCGCCCCGCGCGACGACGGGCGCCGTCCGATGCGTGAGCTGCGTCAGCCCGAACCGCCACCGCCCGTCGACCCCGAGGAAGAGGCCGCCGCCAACGAATTTGCGCAGGCCTTTGCCGGCACGCTCAAGCGCGAGTTCGCGGGCTGGAAGGCGTTCGTCTTTACCGGCGATCTCTCGATGCCGCGTCGCATGCGGCTGAAGGAATCGCAGCGCACACCGCTCTACAACGGCAACATCGAATGCCGTCTGTTTCGCTTCGATATGGTGAAGGGCGGCATGCGCGATCGACCCGAGCGGCCTGCACAGGACGGTACTTCAAACGACAAAGCCGACGCATAA
- the phcS gene encoding two-component system sensor histidine kinase PhcS, whose protein sequence is MEPITHRGYQAELKQFRLVFSRMAAVTGIVLVLAGVGLDYGMYVDKLWLFASLRVITSLIMFGALLVLYTRWGEEHVQSLTFFWLICPQIMISWMIYDTEGASSPYYSGLNLAIYAVGMVMPIGFLQAVLFGTCTYIFWVIACTLHPGGIQSREIFIVHSLFILFSIATSTLYTYFNERGRFQLFRLKEEVAQKNEQLARTNQDLTDIKGQLLQQEKMAAIGTLSAGLLHEINNPVNFCLMAIAVAQEDPTAKGSPMLLECLTDAKEGMQRVQHIVSDLKTFAYRSPEKGEANAPFLAEKAIDSAIRLTSHELRGVTLERKLPPDTLVRGDEAAIIGVLINLLSNAALAMQKVQRENPRIEIAAEWIDNRLHVVVTDNGPGISEKNLSRVFEPFFTTRDVGKGLGLGLSISYSVIQRHGGTLAVTSQEGEWARFTFDLPRSE, encoded by the coding sequence ATGGAGCCCATTACACATCGCGGATACCAAGCCGAGCTGAAGCAGTTCCGGCTCGTCTTCAGCCGCATGGCGGCCGTGACCGGCATCGTGCTGGTACTGGCAGGCGTCGGGCTGGACTACGGCATGTATGTGGACAAGCTCTGGCTGTTTGCCTCGCTGCGCGTCATCACCTCGCTCATCATGTTCGGCGCGCTGCTTGTGCTGTATACGCGCTGGGGCGAAGAGCATGTGCAGAGCCTGACGTTCTTCTGGCTGATCTGTCCGCAGATCATGATCTCGTGGATGATCTACGACACCGAGGGCGCCAGTTCTCCGTATTACTCGGGGCTGAACCTGGCGATCTACGCGGTGGGCATGGTGATGCCGATCGGCTTTCTGCAAGCCGTGCTATTCGGCACCTGCACGTATATCTTCTGGGTGATTGCGTGCACATTGCATCCGGGCGGCATCCAGTCGCGCGAAATCTTCATCGTGCATTCGCTGTTCATCCTGTTCTCGATTGCGACGAGCACGCTGTACACGTACTTCAATGAGCGCGGGCGCTTCCAGCTTTTCCGGCTCAAGGAAGAAGTTGCACAGAAGAACGAGCAGCTCGCGCGGACCAATCAGGATCTCACCGACATCAAGGGCCAGCTTTTGCAGCAGGAAAAGATGGCCGCCATCGGCACGCTATCGGCGGGCCTGCTGCATGAGATCAACAACCCGGTCAACTTCTGCCTCATGGCGATCGCCGTGGCGCAGGAAGACCCGACCGCCAAGGGCAGCCCGATGCTGCTCGAATGCCTGACCGATGCCAAGGAAGGCATGCAGCGTGTGCAGCACATCGTGTCGGACCTGAAGACCTTCGCCTACCGCAGCCCCGAGAAAGGCGAGGCAAATGCGCCGTTCCTGGCGGAAAAGGCCATTGACTCTGCCATCCGCCTGACCAGCCACGAGTTGCGCGGTGTGACCCTCGAACGCAAACTGCCGCCGGACACGCTTGTGCGCGGCGATGAGGCGGCCATCATCGGCGTGCTGATCAACCTCTTGTCGAACGCGGCGCTTGCCATGCAAAAGGTGCAGCGCGAGAACCCCCGCATCGAGATTGCCGCCGAATGGATCGACAACCGCCTGCATGTGGTGGTGACTGATAACGGCCCTGGCATCTCGGAGAAAAACCTGTCGCGCGTGTTCGAGCCGTTCTTCACCACGCGCGATGTCGGCAAGGGCCTGGGCCTCGGCCTGTCGATCAGCTACAGCGTCATCCAGCGTCATGGCGGCACCCTGGCCGTGACGAGCCAGGAAGGCGAATGGGCGCGCTTCACGTTCGATCTGCCGCGCTCGGAGTAG
- a CDS encoding CopD family protein codes for MLWVKAFHIVFIASWFAGLFYLPRIFVNLAMETERAAITRLLIMARKLFRFTTMLAIVAILLGLWLFLGYRIGLYPPNGWMHAKLALVLVTIGYHHGCGVLLRKFEAGANKRSHKFYRWFNELPVLLLLAITILVVVKPF; via the coding sequence ATGCTCTGGGTCAAAGCCTTTCACATCGTCTTCATTGCGTCGTGGTTTGCCGGGCTGTTCTATCTGCCGCGTATCTTCGTCAATCTTGCGATGGAAACCGAGCGTGCGGCCATCACGCGCCTGCTGATCATGGCGCGCAAGCTGTTTCGTTTCACGACCATGCTGGCGATTGTCGCGATCCTGTTGGGGCTGTGGCTGTTCCTGGGATATCGCATCGGGCTGTATCCGCCCAATGGCTGGATGCATGCGAAACTCGCGCTGGTGCTTGTGACGATCGGTTACCACCATGGCTGCGGCGTGCTGCTGCGCAAGTTCGAGGCGGGCGCCAACAAGCGTTCCCACAAGTTCTACCGCTGGTTCAATGAACTGCCGGTGCTGTTGTTGCTGGCGATTACGATCCTGGTGGTCGTGAAGCCATTCTGA
- the phcB gene encoding class I SAM-dependent methyltransferase PhcB produces the protein MYSPNQIDPAVSFRNSQGQQVRGTIITLQRRALVMEIYNPYSIVQVSEVLSELAIKMGTRQAYLGKAVVISLVNTGLTAVVSLTLIDEWRELSEVADTPASVGEEARTFVQEWQERFRIHRDYQIVVNEMRAFLAEVSRWVEQVDLSKTLPREDNKLRMDVFQELAEPIMLKLKGYMDGLESEAGKVEAELAPAHRTFAQAALHPLLLRAPFIYRTYTKPLGYAGDYEMVNQILSDPREGPNTYFQIVNAAFLRTDVAEAHRNRIDILVQYLSDLAAQAKAAGRTFKVLNVGCGPAVEIQRFIQQHPEPTLLSFELVDFSEETLDYTREQMRRAMDRARKTVTVDFVHESVHQLLKRRITADSPQAGDCDAVYCAGLFDYLSNKVCQRLLAYFASRTRRGGAILATNVHGNNPMRFVMEHVLEWYLVYRDEPLMAELLPEGSHDVRVYTDVTGVNVFAQASVARLATSAA, from the coding sequence GTGTACTCACCCAACCAAATCGATCCCGCGGTCAGCTTCCGTAACTCACAGGGTCAGCAGGTCCGCGGCACCATCATCACGCTGCAGCGGCGTGCCCTGGTGATGGAGATCTACAACCCCTACTCGATCGTGCAGGTGAGCGAGGTGCTGTCCGAACTCGCGATCAAGATGGGGACGCGGCAAGCCTATCTCGGCAAGGCGGTGGTGATCAGCCTGGTGAACACCGGTCTGACCGCCGTCGTCTCGCTCACGCTGATCGACGAATGGCGCGAGCTGTCGGAAGTGGCCGACACGCCTGCCTCGGTGGGCGAAGAAGCGCGAACGTTCGTGCAGGAATGGCAGGAACGGTTCCGCATCCACCGCGACTACCAGATCGTCGTCAACGAGATGCGAGCCTTCCTGGCCGAAGTGTCGCGCTGGGTGGAACAGGTGGATCTGTCGAAGACATTGCCGCGCGAGGACAACAAGCTGCGCATGGATGTCTTCCAGGAGCTGGCCGAGCCGATCATGCTCAAGCTCAAGGGCTACATGGATGGGCTCGAATCGGAAGCAGGCAAGGTCGAGGCGGAGCTTGCGCCGGCGCATCGCACGTTTGCGCAAGCCGCGCTGCATCCGCTGCTGTTGCGCGCGCCGTTCATCTATCGGACGTACACCAAGCCGCTCGGCTATGCGGGCGATTACGAGATGGTCAACCAGATCCTCTCAGACCCGCGCGAAGGGCCCAACACGTACTTCCAGATCGTCAACGCCGCCTTCCTGCGCACGGATGTGGCGGAGGCGCACCGCAACCGCATCGACATTCTCGTGCAGTATCTGAGCGACCTGGCGGCCCAAGCCAAGGCGGCGGGCCGAACGTTCAAGGTGCTCAACGTGGGCTGCGGGCCGGCGGTGGAAATTCAGCGCTTCATTCAGCAGCATCCGGAACCAACGTTGCTGTCGTTCGAACTGGTGGACTTCAGCGAAGAAACGCTCGACTACACCCGCGAGCAGATGCGCCGTGCGATGGACCGTGCGCGCAAGACCGTCACCGTCGATTTCGTGCATGAATCGGTGCATCAACTGCTCAAGCGCCGCATCACGGCCGACAGTCCGCAAGCCGGCGATTGCGATGCGGTGTATTGCGCCGGCCTGTTCGACTACCTCTCGAACAAGGTCTGCCAGCGGCTGCTTGCCTACTTTGCTTCGCGCACGCGCCGCGGCGGTGCCATCCTCGCGACCAACGTTCACGGCAACAACCCGATGCGGTTCGTGATGGAACACGTGCTGGAGTGGTACCTCGTCTATCGCGATGAACCGCTGATGGCCGAGCTGCTGCCCGAAGGCTCGCACGACGTACGTGTCTATACCGACGTGACCGGCGTCAACGTATTCGCCCAGGCCAGCGTGGCCAGGCTTGCCACATCCGCCGCTTAA
- the phcR gene encoding two-component system hybrid sensor histidine kinase/response regulator PhcR, whose translation MDTTPDTVTILYVDDEAQACKWFARTIGAGYAVLTANSVEEAKTVLRDSHERISVVLTDFRMPGGDGTELLRFIDAEYGDIATILVTAYADKDLLIQAVNTGRVFKILEKPYQPEDVRRSLQEALALRQDRLLRTQRLMAIDETLAFLAHELNTPLAAISNFARGIRMRVDQTEPTPGALPEIGRAADRVQDNARYCLSVIATFLNSVRNTYGKPGTAATPNSAGGLIRSLFDTYPFTNAQREWVSYRVEDDFPIQTLPNCVMLVLSSLTSNALQALRHTNAPKLQIVASRVPDTGNAQHMIRIEDNGPGIAPDVLARLTIDPVTTRAEEGGNGMGMIFCTRIMQSFGGAIAIDSAPSAGTRVTLTFP comes from the coding sequence ATGGACACCACGCCGGACACCGTCACCATCCTCTACGTCGACGACGAAGCGCAAGCCTGCAAATGGTTCGCGCGCACGATCGGCGCCGGCTACGCGGTGCTGACGGCCAACAGTGTCGAAGAGGCCAAGACCGTGCTGCGCGATTCGCACGAGCGCATCAGCGTGGTCCTGACGGACTTCCGCATGCCGGGCGGCGACGGCACCGAACTGCTGCGCTTCATCGATGCGGAATACGGCGACATCGCCACCATCCTCGTCACCGCATATGCCGACAAGGACCTGCTGATCCAGGCCGTGAACACCGGACGCGTGTTCAAGATCCTGGAGAAGCCCTATCAGCCCGAAGACGTGCGGCGCTCGCTGCAGGAGGCGCTGGCACTGCGCCAGGACCGCCTCTTGCGTACCCAGCGCCTCATGGCAATCGACGAAACGCTGGCCTTTCTTGCGCACGAGCTGAACACGCCGCTGGCCGCCATCTCCAACTTTGCGCGCGGCATCCGCATGCGCGTAGACCAGACCGAACCCACGCCCGGGGCCCTTCCCGAAATCGGCCGCGCGGCCGATCGCGTGCAGGACAACGCGCGCTATTGCCTCTCGGTCATCGCCACGTTCCTGAACTCCGTGCGCAACACCTACGGCAAGCCCGGCACAGCGGCCACGCCCAACAGCGCGGGCGGGCTGATCCGCTCGTTGTTCGACACGTACCCGTTCACGAACGCGCAGCGCGAATGGGTGTCGTACCGCGTGGAAGACGATTTTCCGATCCAGACGCTGCCCAACTGCGTGATGCTGGTGCTCTCGTCGCTCACGAGCAACGCGTTGCAGGCGCTGCGGCACACCAATGCGCCGAAGCTTCAAATCGTTGCCAGCCGCGTGCCGGACACCGGCAACGCCCAGCACATGATCCGGATTGAGGACAACGGCCCCGGTATCGCGCCCGACGTCCTTGCTCGGCTGACCATCGACCCCGTGACAACGCGCGCCGAAGAAGGCGGCAACGGCATGGGCATGATTTTTTGTACGCGGATCATGCAATCGTTCGGGGGAGCGATTGCGATTGATTCTGCACCCAGCGCAGGCACGCGCGTGACTCTGACGTTCCCATGA